In Synechococcus sp. RS9909, one genomic interval encodes:
- a CDS encoding sulfotransferase encodes MERRQLSWQRGRQLAEQLAQRRLSRGQAPSAIDPGRESQRRPPVFLMGFPRSGTTLLDTILRSHPAIDVAEEKPGIAALEIHLQETRGWSIEQFARLDEHDLQDLQQLYWQGMAPFWDSSQPVLIDKLPLHICAVPLIQAVFPDATFLLAIRNPRDTVLSCVQQTFAANDAMLHLRSLPEAARFYDRVMTAWLHVQRQLDPAVQVIRYEDLIADLPATIQPVLDRLNLPWDERLIAFQRTARDRDLINTPSAAQVVQPLYSSSINKWRRYRHYLEPCDRFLAAWLDHWGYGFE; translated from the coding sequence ATGGAGAGGCGTCAACTTTCCTGGCAGAGGGGGCGCCAGCTCGCCGAGCAACTCGCCCAGCGGCGCCTTTCCCGAGGCCAAGCCCCATCCGCCATCGATCCGGGCCGGGAGTCCCAGCGCCGGCCACCGGTATTTCTGATGGGCTTCCCCCGCTCCGGCACCACCCTGCTCGACACCATCCTGCGCTCCCATCCCGCCATCGATGTGGCGGAAGAAAAGCCGGGGATCGCCGCTCTGGAGATCCACCTGCAGGAGACGCGGGGGTGGTCGATCGAGCAATTCGCCCGCCTGGACGAGCACGACCTGCAGGACCTGCAGCAGCTCTACTGGCAGGGCATGGCCCCCTTCTGGGACAGCTCACAACCGGTGCTGATCGACAAACTGCCGCTGCACATCTGCGCCGTGCCCCTGATCCAGGCCGTGTTCCCCGACGCCACCTTTCTGCTGGCGATCCGCAACCCGCGCGACACGGTGCTCTCCTGCGTGCAGCAGACCTTCGCCGCCAACGACGCCATGCTGCACCTGCGCTCCCTGCCCGAGGCAGCCCGCTTCTACGACCGGGTGATGACGGCCTGGCTGCACGTGCAACGCCAACTCGATCCGGCGGTGCAGGTGATCCGCTACGAGGATCTGATTGCCGACCTACCGGCGACGATCCAACCCGTTCTCGACCGCCTCAACCTGCCCTGGGACGAGCGGCTGATCGCCTTTCAACGCACCGCCAGAGACCGGGACCTGATCAACACCCCATCCGCCGCCCAGGTGGTGCAACCGCTTTACAGCAGTTCCATCAACAAATGGCGCCGTTACCGCCACTACTTGGAACCCTGTGACCGCTTCCTCGCCGCCTGGCTCGATCACTGGGGTTATGGGTTTGAATGA
- a CDS encoding alpha-D-glucose phosphate-specific phosphoglucomutase, producing MTTSAPAEPTQRQVRLDAPFTDQKPGTSGLRKSSQQFEQPHYLESFVEAVFRTLPGVQGGTLVVGGDGRYGNRRAIDVILRMGAAHGLSQVILTTGGILSTPAASNLIRQRQAIGGIILSASHNPGGPNGDFGVKVNGANGGPTPAAFTDAVFACTTTLEQYSIVDAAPIPLEAPGRHTIGTMTVEVIDGVEDFVALMQQLFDFDRIRDLIRSDFPLAFDAMHAVTGPYATRLFEELLGAPAGSVRNGVPLEDFGGGHPDPNLTYAHELADLLLNGEAYRFGAACDGDGDRNMILGQHCFVNPSDSLAVLTANATVAPAYAAGLAGVARSMPTSAAVDVVAKDLGIDCYETPTGWKFFGNLLDAGRITLCGEESFGTGSNHVREKDGLWAVLFWLQILAERRCSVAEIMAAHWARFGRHYYSRHDYEAVPSDAAHGLYERLEAMLPALRGQDFAGRRIQAADNFSYTDPVDGSVTTGQGLRILLDDGSRVVVRLSGTGTKGATIRVYLESYVPSSGDLHQDPQVALADMIEAINQLAEIQVRTGMDRPTVIT from the coding sequence ATGACGACCTCAGCCCCGGCGGAACCGACCCAGCGCCAGGTGCGGCTCGATGCGCCCTTCACCGATCAGAAGCCGGGAACCTCAGGGCTGCGTAAGAGCAGCCAGCAGTTTGAACAACCCCACTACCTGGAAAGCTTCGTGGAAGCGGTGTTCCGCACCCTCCCCGGCGTGCAGGGGGGCACGCTGGTGGTGGGTGGCGATGGGCGTTACGGCAACCGCCGCGCCATCGACGTGATTCTGCGCATGGGCGCGGCCCACGGCCTCAGCCAGGTGATCCTCACCACCGGTGGCATCCTCTCCACCCCGGCCGCCTCCAACCTGATCCGCCAGCGGCAGGCGATCGGCGGCATCATCCTCTCCGCCAGCCACAACCCCGGTGGCCCCAATGGGGATTTCGGCGTGAAAGTGAACGGTGCCAACGGTGGCCCCACGCCGGCCGCCTTCACCGATGCGGTGTTCGCCTGCACCACAACCCTGGAGCAGTATTCGATCGTGGATGCTGCGCCAATTCCCCTCGAAGCTCCCGGCCGCCACACCATCGGCACCATGACAGTGGAGGTGATCGACGGCGTCGAGGACTTCGTGGCGCTGATGCAGCAGCTGTTTGATTTCGATCGCATCCGTGATCTGATCCGCAGCGATTTCCCCCTGGCCTTCGACGCGATGCACGCCGTCACCGGCCCCTACGCCACGCGCCTGTTCGAGGAGCTGCTCGGTGCTCCCGCCGGCAGCGTGCGCAATGGCGTTCCGCTGGAGGATTTCGGTGGTGGTCACCCCGATCCCAACCTCACCTACGCCCACGAGCTCGCCGATCTGTTGCTCAACGGGGAGGCTTACCGCTTCGGTGCCGCCTGCGATGGCGATGGCGATCGCAACATGATCCTGGGTCAGCACTGTTTCGTGAATCCCAGCGACAGCCTCGCTGTGCTCACCGCCAATGCCACAGTCGCACCCGCTTACGCCGCCGGTCTGGCCGGTGTGGCCCGCTCCATGCCCACCAGCGCCGCCGTGGATGTGGTGGCGAAAGACCTGGGCATCGATTGCTACGAGACGCCCACCGGCTGGAAATTCTTCGGCAATCTGCTCGATGCAGGCCGGATCACCCTCTGCGGCGAGGAGAGCTTCGGCACCGGTAGCAACCATGTGCGCGAGAAGGATGGCCTCTGGGCCGTGCTCTTCTGGCTGCAGATCCTGGCGGAGCGCCGCTGCAGCGTGGCCGAGATCATGGCGGCGCACTGGGCCCGCTTCGGCCGGCACTACTACTCCCGCCACGACTATGAAGCCGTGCCTAGCGACGCCGCCCATGGCCTCTATGAGCGGCTCGAGGCCATGCTGCCGGCTCTCCGTGGCCAGGACTTCGCCGGTCGCCGCATCCAGGCGGCCGACAACTTCAGCTACACCGACCCGGTGGACGGCTCCGTGACCACGGGCCAGGGTCTGCGCATCCTGCTCGATGACGGCAGCCGCGTGGTGGTGCGTCTCTCCGGCACCGGCACCAAGGGGGCGACGATCCGGGTGTATCTGGAGAGCTATGTGCCCAGCAGCGGCGATCTGCACCAAGATCCCCAGGTGGCCCTGGCCGACATGATCGAGGCGATCAATCAGCTCGCCGAAATCCAGGTCCGCACCGGCATGGACCGTCCCACGGTGATCACCTGA
- a CDS encoding efflux RND transporter permease subunit — MSASNNFITRPVLTTVCSILIVIVGLIAIPILPIENLPDIAPPTIKVRATYTGADAVSVEEGVTSVLEQQINGVENMDFIKSNSSSDGVSAIDVAFASGTDGDINQVNVQNRVSLAEPQLPEEVRKAGVTVNKASNSILLVYNFVSEDPDKIFYSAETISGLLDLNLTDAIKRVKGVGDLTYFGNRKLAFRLWLDPNKLTAFGLTSSEVVNQVSSQNRLVPAGQVGGEPSPQGQEFTFTVQLQGRLRSVEEFENMIVRTVEDGGLVRLRDVGTVQLGGESYAVSATDLQGVPSVGLAVYQLSGSNALEVSDGVKQVLADFEASMPVGLKMEKIYDNTDFISASIQGVVNSLRDAVVLVVLILFLFLQNWKATLVPGIAIPVALIGTFGLVLAFGFSLNQLTLFGLVLATGLVVDDAITVIEDTSSKRAEGLSALEAAKATMDELFSAVIATSLVKFAVFLPVLFFPGATGTIYKQFAATVIFSIAISTFNALTFSPMLSALLLARESKDPGRRAYAIAGTLIGFAYGLLVVGGGAALVLVPTVVAALFGLVLARLIDRPCALPFTLGGAISGLALVGVSRWFPVLFFPALGLSLGWFTPVIFANFNRLYAVMERRYAAALGWALSRRRLVMSLLATGILLTAVAFRAIPGGFVPIEDQGYAIGVVQAPEGVSTQVTEAINDQVAAVLRTEKDITAASVFSGASLDGNSPNKGLFFFGTKNWSDRRERDQNVAAIVERLNRKLAAAIDGARVFVVEPPAIPGYGTGGGFEFQLLDQSGGAYNLGQFFATAGQLIQAGNSDPDLDRVYTLFAPESPQIAIDVDRDRMAALGVDFGAAMQTFSVNFGGLYVNDTFQEGKVRRVYVQAGAESRATPDKLTALYVKDQQGDQIPLSEFFTVKETVGPTVVPHFNLYRSIKIEGTPAPGKSSGQAINAMKAIFARLNPQGLSFDWTGISREEVKAGALAVVIFALGVLAVYLVLAAQYESYSDPLIILMTVPTAMLGALIFLALRGEVLNVYAQVGLVMLIGLAAGNGILIVDLANQRMLAGASALEAARFAAGSRLRPILMTAISSLFGFLPLVFASGAGARSQTSLGAVVFGGLLVATVLSLFVVPVFYVVVKTLLSSDSAAVEEPSA; from the coding sequence ATGTCGGCATCCAACAACTTCATCACCAGGCCGGTTCTCACCACGGTCTGCAGCATCCTGATCGTGATTGTGGGTCTGATTGCGATCCCAATCCTGCCGATTGAAAACCTCCCCGATATCGCTCCCCCCACCATCAAGGTGCGAGCCACCTACACGGGTGCCGATGCGGTGTCAGTGGAGGAAGGCGTCACCAGCGTGCTCGAGCAGCAGATCAATGGTGTGGAGAACATGGACTTCATCAAGTCCAACAGTTCATCCGATGGGGTGAGCGCCATTGATGTGGCCTTTGCCAGCGGCACCGATGGTGATATCAACCAGGTGAATGTGCAGAATCGAGTCTCCCTGGCGGAGCCCCAACTGCCGGAGGAGGTGCGAAAAGCCGGGGTCACGGTGAATAAGGCCTCCAACTCGATTCTTCTGGTTTACAACTTTGTCAGCGAAGACCCAGATAAGATTTTTTACAGCGCAGAAACGATCAGCGGTCTGCTCGATCTCAATCTCACCGATGCGATCAAGCGGGTGAAAGGGGTGGGCGATCTCACCTATTTCGGCAATCGCAAGCTCGCCTTCCGTCTCTGGCTCGACCCTAACAAGCTCACCGCTTTCGGTCTCACCTCCTCGGAAGTGGTGAATCAGGTGAGCAGCCAGAATCGTCTGGTGCCTGCCGGTCAGGTGGGCGGTGAACCCTCGCCGCAGGGTCAGGAGTTCACCTTCACCGTGCAGCTGCAGGGGCGACTGCGCAGCGTGGAGGAGTTCGAAAATATGATTGTGCGCACCGTCGAGGACGGCGGCCTGGTCCGTTTGCGCGATGTGGGCACGGTGCAACTGGGTGGGGAGTCGTATGCCGTGAGTGCCACCGACCTCCAGGGTGTGCCCTCGGTGGGGCTGGCGGTGTATCAGCTTTCGGGGAGTAATGCGCTCGAGGTGTCGGATGGGGTGAAGCAGGTGTTGGCTGACTTTGAAGCCAGCATGCCCGTGGGCCTGAAGATGGAGAAGATCTACGACAACACCGATTTCATCAGCGCCTCAATTCAGGGAGTGGTGAATTCCCTTCGGGATGCCGTGGTTCTTGTCGTTCTGATTCTGTTTCTGTTTCTGCAGAATTGGAAGGCCACCCTGGTGCCGGGGATCGCGATTCCGGTGGCACTGATCGGCACTTTCGGCCTGGTGCTGGCCTTCGGCTTCTCCCTGAATCAACTCACCCTGTTCGGTCTGGTGCTCGCCACCGGCTTGGTGGTGGATGATGCCATCACCGTGATCGAAGACACCTCGTCGAAGCGGGCGGAAGGCCTCTCCGCCCTGGAGGCGGCCAAGGCGACGATGGATGAACTGTTCTCCGCTGTGATTGCCACATCGCTCGTGAAATTCGCCGTGTTCCTGCCCGTGCTGTTTTTCCCCGGCGCCACGGGCACGATCTATAAGCAATTTGCAGCCACGGTGATCTTTTCGATCGCCATTTCCACGTTCAATGCCCTCACCTTCTCGCCGATGCTCTCCGCCCTGCTGTTGGCGCGGGAATCGAAGGATCCCGGGCGCCGGGCCTATGCCATCGCCGGCACGCTGATCGGCTTTGCCTATGGACTGTTGGTGGTGGGGGGTGGCGCGGCCCTGGTGTTGGTGCCCACGGTGGTGGCTGCCCTGTTCGGTCTGGTGCTCGCCCGCCTGATCGACCGCCCCTGTGCGCTCCCCTTCACGCTCGGTGGTGCCATCAGCGGTCTGGCGCTGGTGGGGGTGAGTCGTTGGTTTCCGGTGCTGTTTTTTCCAGCCCTCGGCCTCAGCCTCGGCTGGTTCACCCCGGTGATCTTCGCCAACTTCAATCGCCTCTACGCGGTGATGGAGCGTCGCTACGCCGCTGCCCTGGGCTGGGCCCTGAGCCGGCGCCGTCTGGTGATGAGTCTGCTGGCGACCGGCATCCTGCTCACCGCCGTCGCCTTCCGGGCGATTCCCGGTGGTTTTGTGCCGATCGAAGACCAGGGCTATGCCATCGGTGTGGTGCAGGCGCCGGAGGGTGTGTCCACCCAGGTGACCGAGGCGATCAATGATCAGGTCGCTGCTGTGTTGCGCACGGAGAAAGACATCACCGCCGCCTCCGTGTTCAGCGGTGCCAGCCTCGATGGCAACAGCCCCAACAAAGGGCTGTTTTTCTTCGGCACCAAGAATTGGTCGGATCGCCGTGAGCGAGATCAGAATGTGGCGGCGATTGTGGAGCGTTTGAATCGCAAGTTGGCTGCAGCGATTGATGGCGCCCGGGTGTTTGTGGTGGAACCGCCGGCGATCCCCGGCTATGGCACCGGCGGCGGCTTCGAGTTTCAGCTGCTCGATCAGAGCGGTGGTGCCTACAACCTCGGCCAGTTCTTCGCCACAGCCGGCCAGTTGATCCAGGCGGGCAACAGCGATCCGGATCTGGATCGGGTTTACACCCTGTTTGCGCCCGAGTCACCCCAGATCGCCATCGATGTGGATCGGGATCGGATGGCGGCTCTCGGCGTTGATTTCGGAGCTGCGATGCAGACCTTCAGCGTCAATTTCGGTGGCCTGTATGTGAATGACACCTTCCAGGAGGGCAAGGTGCGACGCGTGTACGTGCAGGCCGGTGCGGAAAGTCGGGCCACACCCGACAAGCTCACGGCCCTCTATGTGAAAGACCAGCAGGGTGATCAGATCCCCCTCTCCGAGTTCTTCACGGTGAAGGAAACGGTGGGCCCCACCGTGGTGCCCCACTTCAACCTCTATCGCTCGATCAAGATCGAGGGCACGCCGGCGCCGGGCAAGAGTTCCGGTCAGGCGATCAATGCCATGAAGGCCATCTTCGCCCGCTTGAACCCCCAGGGCTTGAGCTTCGACTGGACCGGCATTTCCAGGGAGGAGGTCAAGGCCGGGGCCCTGGCGGTGGTGATCTTCGCCCTCGGCGTGTTGGCGGTGTATCTCGTGCTGGCGGCCCAGTACGAGAGCTATTCCGATCCGTTGATCATCCTGATGACCGTGCCGACGGCCATGCTCGGTGCCCTGATCTTTCTTGCCCTGCGTGGCGAAGTGCTCAATGTGTATGCCCAGGTGGGGCTGGTGATGTTGATCGGCCTGGCGGCGGGCAACGGCATCCTGATCGTGGATCTGGCCAACCAGCGCATGCTGGCCGGGGCCTCGGCACTGGAAGCGGCACGGTTTGCCGCCGGTTCCCGCTTGCGGCCGATTCTGATGACGGCGATCTCCTCGCTGTTTGGCTTTCTTCCCCTGGTGTTTGCCAGTGGGGCAGGGGCCCGCAGCCAGACGTCTCTGGGGGCGGTGGTGTTCGGCGGCCTGCTGGTGGCCACCGTGCTCTCGTTGTTTGTGGTGCCCGTCTTCTATGTGGTGGTGAAGACGCTGCTCTCCAGCGACAGCGCTGCTGTTGAGGAACCATCGGCATGA
- a CDS encoding efflux RND transporter periplasmic adaptor subunit — protein sequence MILLRRLAPLAALGVSLAACGKATPPRAPVAVEVAPVTEARFTDDIDTVSTLEAKELVQLAAQASGRILELKISQGDAVAPGQLLVVLDQAQIRAELANLQAQAQKDKLNWERFEFLVPQGAASALQRDEYKAQYVASREAVIAKEADLSYSNLRSPVRGIVADVQVKVGDVIRSGDPFTQLIKNNQLEARVEVPSTYSDRIQLGLPVVLSMPGSTKVLAQSTVTSVDPTIAAGTQALLVKAVFPNPDGVLRNGQRLRTRVQLDARQLPSVPFAAVTQSSGQSFVYRVGSFKQLEAQPGKADLSRIRKGIEMGKIPAGTRFALQTPVTLGSLQNNRYPVVKGLALGDKVITTNLLSLRHGMPIQVKN from the coding sequence GTGATTCTTCTGCGACGTCTGGCACCCCTTGCGGCTCTGGGCGTCAGCCTTGCGGCCTGTGGCAAAGCGACGCCACCACGGGCGCCTGTGGCGGTGGAGGTGGCTCCTGTGACCGAGGCTCGCTTCACCGACGACATCGACACCGTCAGCACCCTGGAGGCGAAGGAGCTGGTGCAGCTGGCGGCCCAGGCCTCCGGCCGGATTCTGGAACTGAAAATCTCCCAGGGCGATGCGGTGGCCCCCGGCCAGTTGCTGGTGGTGCTCGATCAGGCCCAGATCCGCGCCGAACTGGCCAACCTCCAGGCGCAGGCGCAGAAGGACAAGCTCAACTGGGAGCGGTTTGAGTTTCTCGTGCCGCAGGGGGCCGCCTCCGCCCTGCAGCGCGATGAATACAAGGCCCAGTACGTCGCCTCAAGGGAAGCGGTGATCGCCAAGGAAGCCGATCTGTCTTACAGCAACCTGCGCTCACCGGTGCGAGGGATCGTGGCCGATGTGCAGGTGAAGGTGGGGGATGTGATCCGCTCCGGTGATCCCTTCACCCAGCTGATCAAGAACAACCAGCTGGAGGCCCGGGTGGAAGTGCCCTCCACCTATTCCGATCGGATTCAGCTGGGGCTTCCGGTGGTGCTGAGCATGCCCGGCTCGACCAAGGTGCTCGCCCAGAGCACGGTCACGTCGGTGGATCCGACCATTGCCGCTGGCACCCAGGCACTGCTGGTGAAAGCCGTGTTCCCCAACCCCGATGGCGTGCTGCGCAACGGCCAGCGGCTGCGCACCCGGGTCCAGCTCGATGCGCGTCAGCTGCCGTCGGTGCCCTTCGCTGCCGTCACCCAATCGTCGGGGCAGAGTTTTGTGTATCGGGTGGGCAGCTTCAAGCAGCTGGAAGCGCAGCCGGGCAAGGCGGATCTGAGCCGGATCCGCAAGGGCATTGAGATGGGCAAGATCCCAGCGGGCACCCGTTTTGCCCTGCAGACGCCGGTGACCCTGGGGTCACTGCAGAACAACCGTTATCCCGTGGTCAAGGGCCTGGCGCTGGGTGACAAGGTGATCACCACCAATTTGCTCAGCCTTCGGCATGGCATGCCGATTCAGGTCAAGAACTGA
- a CDS encoding AAA family ATPase: MTADLFSHHGDQLRQRQAPLADRLRPRDLDDFVGQGAILAEGRLLRRAIAADRVGNLLLHGPPGVGKTTLARIIANHTRAHFSSLNAVLAGVKELRAEVDAARQRLERHGLRTILFIDEVHRFNSAQQDALLPWVENGTLTLIGATTENPYFEVNKALVSRSRLFRLQALEAEDLHRLLQRALSDSERGYGNRAVSVTAEAAAHLVDVANGDARSLLNALELAVESTPTDDDGTVRIDLAIAEESIQQRAVLYDKQGDAHFDTISAFIKSLRGSDPDAALFWLARMVEAGENPRFIFRRMLIAAGEDVGLADPQAMVVVEACASAFERTGLPEGLYPLAQAALYLACTDKSNSTIGIFEAIKSVRSAQKQDVPSHLRDANRDGDAFGDGQGYRYPHAFREHWVAQQYLPTALQGEAFWTPGRQGWEGARRDRLLERRAAQLAAAAEAVDDHPLLVSSGPEQPQLERWLQRQLAQDGERLQELRRRLWADLRWQRTDRVLLVGGRSLLWALDPLAAVSDGSVAMLCGSSQDRDRLEAQITLLDPLHQPMLLNGVEGLLQLDPEHRFEVIGGRLNQEDLALANLDRHWASVSDRASDNSRLRLLISTPELGPTAALLALGQLKPEQLASSERRQLDALLALESTWLDDARATTALQAALQRAGWSLSQERWQESLRLPLDQPLIERWLGEGRPYRRRLDASGPEASACGPLLRRWLEAHRGRALPQRLCHLRLSGERSRG; this comes from the coding sequence ATGACGGCCGATCTGTTCTCGCATCACGGCGATCAGCTCAGGCAGCGGCAGGCGCCTCTGGCCGATCGCCTCAGGCCGCGCGACCTCGATGACTTCGTCGGTCAGGGCGCCATCCTGGCCGAGGGTCGCCTGCTGCGCCGCGCCATCGCCGCCGATCGGGTCGGCAACCTGCTGCTGCATGGTCCGCCAGGAGTCGGCAAGACCACGCTGGCGCGGATCATCGCCAACCACACCCGCGCGCACTTCAGCAGCCTCAATGCCGTGCTCGCCGGGGTGAAGGAGCTGCGGGCGGAGGTCGATGCGGCGCGACAGCGGCTCGAACGACACGGCCTGCGCACGATCCTGTTCATCGATGAGGTGCATCGCTTCAACAGCGCCCAGCAGGATGCCCTGCTGCCCTGGGTGGAGAACGGCACCCTCACCCTGATCGGCGCCACCACGGAAAACCCCTATTTCGAGGTCAACAAGGCGCTGGTGAGCCGGTCGCGTCTGTTCCGCCTTCAAGCGCTCGAGGCCGAGGATCTTCACCGCCTGCTGCAGCGGGCCCTCAGCGACAGCGAACGGGGCTATGGCAACCGGGCGGTCAGCGTGACAGCCGAGGCCGCCGCCCATCTGGTGGATGTGGCGAACGGCGATGCCCGCAGCCTGCTCAATGCCCTGGAGCTGGCCGTGGAGAGCACCCCAACGGACGACGACGGCACGGTGAGGATCGATCTGGCCATCGCCGAAGAATCGATCCAGCAGCGGGCAGTGCTCTACGACAAGCAGGGCGACGCCCATTTCGACACGATCAGCGCCTTCATCAAGTCGCTGCGGGGCTCCGACCCTGATGCCGCCCTGTTCTGGCTGGCTCGCATGGTCGAAGCGGGAGAGAACCCTCGCTTCATTTTCCGGCGGATGCTGATCGCCGCCGGGGAAGACGTGGGGCTGGCCGATCCCCAGGCGATGGTGGTGGTGGAAGCCTGCGCCTCCGCCTTCGAACGCACCGGCTTGCCGGAGGGCCTCTACCCCCTCGCCCAGGCGGCGCTCTACCTGGCCTGCACCGACAAAAGCAACAGCACGATCGGCATCTTCGAAGCGATCAAGAGCGTGCGCAGCGCCCAAAAGCAGGACGTGCCCAGCCACCTGCGTGACGCCAACCGAGACGGCGACGCCTTCGGCGATGGCCAGGGCTATCGCTATCCCCATGCCTTCCGGGAGCACTGGGTGGCCCAGCAGTATCTGCCCACAGCCCTGCAGGGGGAAGCGTTCTGGACGCCCGGGCGCCAGGGCTGGGAAGGGGCGCGGCGGGATCGGCTGCTCGAACGTCGCGCCGCCCAGCTGGCCGCTGCCGCCGAAGCCGTGGATGACCACCCCCTGCTGGTGAGCAGCGGACCGGAGCAGCCCCAGCTGGAACGCTGGCTGCAACGGCAACTGGCGCAGGACGGCGAACGGTTGCAGGAGCTGCGACGACGGCTCTGGGCCGACCTGCGCTGGCAACGCACCGATCGGGTGCTGCTGGTGGGGGGTCGCTCCCTGCTCTGGGCCCTCGATCCCCTCGCTGCGGTCTCCGATGGCAGCGTGGCGATGCTCTGCGGCTCCAGCCAGGATCGTGATCGGCTCGAGGCCCAAATCACCCTGCTCGATCCCCTGCACCAACCGATGCTGCTGAACGGTGTGGAGGGTCTGCTGCAGCTCGATCCAGAGCACCGCTTTGAGGTGATCGGCGGTCGGCTGAACCAGGAGGACCTCGCCCTGGCGAACCTGGATCGCCACTGGGCCAGCGTCAGTGACCGGGCCAGCGATAACAGCCGCCTGCGGCTGTTGATCAGCACACCGGAGCTCGGCCCCACCGCTGCCCTGCTCGCACTGGGGCAACTCAAACCCGAGCAACTCGCCAGCAGTGAACGCCGGCAACTCGACGCGCTTCTGGCCCTGGAGTCAACCTGGCTGGACGATGCACGGGCCACGACCGCGCTGCAGGCCGCCTTGCAACGGGCCGGTTGGTCGCTCAGCCAGGAGCGGTGGCAGGAATCGCTGCGCCTGCCCCTGGATCAACCCTTGATTGAGCGCTGGTTGGGGGAAGGTCGCCCCTATCGGCGCCGCCTGGACGCAAGTGGGCCCGAGGCTTCCGCCTGTGGTCCCCTGCTGCGGCGCTGGCTCGAGGCGCATCGCGGTCGCGCCCTGCCCCAGCGGCTCTGCCACCTCCGCCTGTCGGGTGAGCGATCAAGAGGCTGA
- a CDS encoding alpha/beta hydrolase — translation MFTRLAAGLVAGVSLSTLAVAAEAGTSRPVRWETGGAVWTTKSKAFKTFFKNGDITDRALQSGIGGSGWTADEIREGMTKTYDVDLIGVSRFLYSKDGEKFLKEQTTSYFPYWMKTKTSVVALRSAIIADSIDGKLSSQGIMGNLPVAFALADNGKSDGSQNVCKSGLNGAQSTSLLSWYVFLPACIQANQILPAAPAPRAAAPVRGLW, via the coding sequence GTGTTCACCCGTCTCGCTGCCGGCCTCGTTGCTGGCGTCTCCCTCTCCACTTTGGCTGTCGCCGCTGAAGCCGGTACCTCGCGCCCTGTGCGCTGGGAAACTGGTGGCGCTGTCTGGACCACCAAGTCCAAAGCCTTCAAAACCTTCTTCAAGAACGGTGACATCACCGACCGGGCTCTGCAGTCCGGCATCGGCGGCTCCGGCTGGACCGCTGATGAGATCCGCGAAGGCATGACCAAGACCTACGACGTTGATCTGATCGGCGTCTCCCGCTTCCTCTACTCCAAGGATGGTGAGAAGTTCCTCAAGGAGCAGACCACCAGCTACTTCCCCTACTGGATGAAGACGAAGACCTCCGTGGTGGCCCTCCGCTCCGCGATCATCGCCGACTCCATCGACGGCAAGCTGTCCTCCCAGGGCATCATGGGCAACCTGCCCGTTGCTTTTGCTCTGGCTGACAACGGCAAGTCCGACGGTTCCCAGAACGTCTGCAAGAGCGGCCTCAACGGTGCTCAGTCCACTTCGCTGCTGTCCTGGTACGTGTTCCTCCCCGCTTGCATCCAGGCCAACCAGATCCTGCCTGCTGCTCCCGCTCCCCGCGCCGCTGCTCCCGTCCGCGGCCTCTGGTGA
- a CDS encoding 4'-phosphopantetheinyl transferase superfamily protein, giving the protein MRRLLGDLFSVDPRDLPLQAPPGLPPELASGWGGVSLSHCCDALLVGWAPDRLGVDLERRDRAVPARALAERFFLEPERRALRGLEGQALREAVLDLWVVKEAAIKWQHGSIARDLSQWSCQPEPDLVVHRTGGWTLAVQRWHVGDWTLAMTRSALSEVRQAGILCLA; this is encoded by the coding sequence ATGCGTCGGCTTCTGGGCGATCTGTTCAGCGTCGATCCACGCGATCTGCCCCTGCAGGCTCCCCCGGGGTTGCCTCCCGAGCTGGCAAGCGGTTGGGGGGGCGTCAGCCTCAGTCACTGTTGTGACGCGTTGCTGGTGGGTTGGGCCCCTGATCGGCTCGGTGTGGATCTGGAGCGTCGGGATCGCGCTGTGCCCGCAAGGGCTCTGGCGGAGCGCTTTTTTCTGGAGCCGGAGCGCCGGGCGCTTCGGGGGCTGGAGGGGCAGGCGCTTCGCGAGGCGGTGCTCGACCTGTGGGTGGTGAAGGAGGCGGCGATCAAATGGCAACACGGCAGCATCGCGCGCGACCTGAGCCAGTGGTCGTGCCAGCCCGAACCTGATCTGGTGGTCCATCGCACGGGGGGGTGGACCCTGGCGGTGCAGCGCTGGCATGTGGGCGACTGGACCTTGGCGATGACCCGATCGGCGCTGTCTGAGGTCAGACAGGCCGGGATCCTCTGCCTAGCCTGA
- the bcp gene encoding thioredoxin-dependent thiol peroxidase — protein sequence MTLQIGDPAPDFTLPDQNGASVQLSSLRGKRVVIYFYPKDATPGCTKEACNFRDRWAEFEKHDIVVLGISKDNAASHQRFIAKQTLPFTLLTDAEPCPVASSYESYGLKKFMGREFMGMMRHTFVIDAQGNLELIYRKVKAEVMADQILADLKLA from the coding sequence ATGACCCTTCAGATCGGAGATCCCGCACCTGATTTCACGCTCCCAGATCAGAACGGTGCCTCAGTGCAGCTGTCATCCCTGCGGGGCAAGCGCGTGGTGATCTACTTCTATCCCAAGGACGCCACACCGGGCTGCACGAAAGAGGCCTGCAACTTTCGCGATCGCTGGGCGGAGTTTGAGAAGCACGACATCGTGGTCTTGGGGATCAGCAAAGACAACGCCGCATCACACCAGCGCTTCATCGCCAAACAGACGTTGCCGTTCACGCTCTTGACCGATGCGGAGCCCTGCCCGGTCGCCAGCTCCTACGAGAGTTACGGACTGAAGAAATTCATGGGCCGTGAATTCATGGGCATGATGCGACACACGTTTGTGATCGATGCTCAGGGCAATCTGGAGCTGATCTACCGCAAGGTGAAAGCCGAAGTGATGGCCGATCAGATCCTGGCGGACCTCAAGCTGGCCTGA